The proteins below are encoded in one region of Bifidobacterium dentium JCM 1195 = DSM 20436:
- a CDS encoding App1 family protein, which produces MNEPQPLPQREIDASDSDDMPTVPIPARKVVTTFDAASRHERIEIKPPLIRFCRRAITYGFGIWLRFSTALVRRLNWYPRVEPYVGYGTEHYSRLICRTVFGPFKRQSGRLTRGIRGMLTIPSPHTKVRIAIDDVPLETVQVGISEVYDHVDRSRDISSEFAASDSAGYLDLVAEHSLEPGIHNVSYRVRSRKPVAANLFTIPSGTKVGVISDVDDTIMVTQAPSLMKAAYNLLLLDPKKKVPVPGMNLLFNRIADMFPDAPFFYLSTSPWNVESSIRHFITYHGFPEGPLLLRDLDPRPKTFIPSGVQHKLEYAEQLMADFPDMKFILIGDDGQKDPTTYATIAKRYPGRVLAVGIRQLSPRESAGSLGTMAGLAATQPVPVTDVPVFTGTTGSNLMKTMMPYLKQQLDK; this is translated from the coding sequence ATGAACGAACCACAGCCGTTGCCCCAACGCGAGATTGATGCGAGTGATAGTGACGACATGCCTACCGTGCCGATTCCCGCACGTAAGGTCGTCACCACGTTCGATGCCGCCTCACGGCATGAGCGCATCGAAATCAAGCCGCCGCTGATTCGTTTCTGCCGTCGCGCCATCACGTACGGATTCGGCATCTGGTTGCGTTTTTCCACCGCATTGGTGCGCCGTCTCAACTGGTATCCGCGCGTCGAGCCGTATGTCGGTTACGGTACCGAGCACTATTCCCGACTGATCTGCCGTACCGTGTTCGGTCCGTTCAAGCGTCAGTCCGGACGGCTGACCCGCGGCATTCGAGGCATGCTCACCATTCCGTCACCGCATACGAAAGTGCGTATCGCCATCGACGATGTACCGTTGGAAACGGTGCAGGTCGGCATATCCGAAGTGTACGACCACGTCGACAGGTCACGTGACATCTCCAGTGAATTTGCCGCTTCCGATTCCGCCGGCTATCTCGATCTGGTTGCCGAACATTCGCTGGAACCGGGCATCCACAACGTGTCGTATCGCGTGCGTAGCCGCAAACCGGTCGCCGCGAATCTCTTCACGATACCAAGCGGCACAAAAGTCGGCGTAATCTCCGACGTTGACGACACGATCATGGTCACGCAGGCACCGAGCCTGATGAAGGCGGCCTACAATCTGCTGCTGCTTGATCCCAAGAAAAAAGTGCCGGTGCCGGGCATGAACCTACTGTTCAACCGCATCGCCGACATGTTTCCGGATGCACCGTTCTTCTACCTGTCGACATCGCCATGGAACGTGGAAAGTTCGATCCGACACTTCATCACCTACCACGGATTCCCGGAAGGACCGCTTCTGCTGCGCGATCTCGATCCGCGACCGAAGACCTTCATTCCTTCCGGCGTGCAGCACAAACTCGAGTATGCGGAACAGCTGATGGCCGATTTTCCGGATATGAAATTCATTCTCATAGGCGATGACGGTCAGAAGGATCCGACCACATACGCAACCATCGCCAAACGCTACCCGGGGCGTGTGCTTGCGGTAGGCATACGGCAGCTTTCGCCGCGTGAATCCGCAGGAAGTCTGGGTACGATGGCGGGACTTGCGGCCACGCAGCCGGTGCCGGTCACCGATGTGCCTGTTTTCACCGGCACCACGGGGTCCAATCTGATGAAAACCATGATGCCGTACCTGAAGCAGCAACTCGACAAGTAA
- the gcvH gene encoding glycine cleavage system protein GcvH translates to MSEDNDNKLNLEVPEHLEYSDEHVWVDASVEPAMVGITEYATEQLGELVYVDLPEVGAQVEAGDEVAELESAKAVTPLVCPVAGTIRYVNAEVSDDPSIITNDPYGEGWIFKIELEDDEPDLLSSGEYARIVTE, encoded by the coding sequence ATGAGCGAAGATAACGACAACAAGTTGAATCTCGAAGTGCCCGAGCACCTCGAATACTCCGACGAGCATGTGTGGGTCGACGCCTCCGTCGAACCCGCCATGGTGGGCATCACCGAATATGCCACCGAACAGCTCGGCGAACTCGTGTATGTGGATCTGCCTGAGGTCGGTGCCCAGGTCGAGGCGGGCGATGAAGTGGCGGAGCTTGAATCCGCTAAGGCCGTGACCCCTCTGGTGTGCCCGGTGGCGGGCACGATTCGGTACGTGAACGCCGAGGTTTCGGATGATCCGAGCATCATCACGAACGACCCGTATGGCGAAGGCTGGATCTTCAAGATCGAGCTCGAAGACGACGAGCCGGATCTGCTCAGTTCCGGGGAATACGCGAGAATAGTCACCGAATAG
- a CDS encoding S9 family peptidase: MSENRGAQGVLEQNQSGLGRNQSGLEFPCAKRVPQERVFHGDTFVDDYEWLRDKDSPEVREYVAAQNRYCAARMEPLKTLRTTLFEEFKSHVQETDMSVPTRMDGYWYFTRTKQGEQYGVQCRLPIRDDDDWDPPHIEAGVPIDGERIVFDTNAEAKGHDFFRIGGMDISKDGRWLLYGIDTRGDERYDFRIRDLETGEELPEVFEGIAGACFTPDAQWVFYTLLDDAWRPYVIMRHHVGTPVADDVEVFREADERFWVGVGLSFDERNIVIGTGSKTTTEVLLLPTDTPEGEFQAFIPREADVEYDVSFACFEGAGEHGEDIPLAVVYHNALNPNFEIDVIDMRSHEPPYRLGEGVCVASGSPYGCEHGDAVEPGAFARPIGTAYSNPCNPAILQGAHGLGIEGIAIHRHFVALQYRAESLPHVAVMTKTAAAEDFLAGRPWRFTELVPHALEDDWDVDESVDEVNEERAEVWAALDRGLGSDIMGADDTAGPHARNLHGHADVLQAAQGKGSAVHGISRKAMTSSDGATADDMPGETRRLYSIGVGGNPSYDAPRVRYSFSSYTRPGELHDIDPATGEDRLLKRATVLGDFDPRDYMERRVWITARDGERIPVSLVWRRDVPTCDSAMFITSYGAYEISSDPGFAVSRISMLDRGVLYAVPHIRGGGEMGRAWYEQGHLMNKKHSFEDFVDATRALQRAGLASPSRTVANGGSAGGLLMGAVANMAPECYAGIEADVPFVDALTSILDPSLPLTVTEWDEWGDPLHNADVYRYMKGYTPYENAPESTDDARVAVFPRIFITTSMNDTRVLYVEPMKWLARLQRAGVDAVAKIEVEAGHGGTSGRYKQWEEVSYENAWCLSVMGITS, encoded by the coding sequence ATGAGTGAAAATCGTGGTGCGCAGGGCGTATTGGAGCAGAACCAGAGTGGGCTGGGCCGGAACCAGAGTGGGCTGGAATTTCCGTGCGCGAAGCGGGTACCTCAGGAGCGCGTGTTTCATGGCGATACGTTCGTGGACGACTACGAATGGCTGCGCGACAAGGATTCACCAGAAGTACGGGAATATGTGGCCGCGCAGAACCGGTATTGCGCGGCGCGTATGGAACCCTTGAAAACGTTGCGCACCACGTTGTTCGAGGAATTCAAGTCGCATGTGCAGGAAACCGACATGTCGGTACCGACGCGCATGGACGGCTACTGGTATTTCACCCGTACCAAGCAGGGCGAGCAATACGGAGTGCAGTGCCGCCTGCCGATTCGCGACGATGATGATTGGGATCCGCCGCATATCGAAGCCGGTGTGCCGATCGATGGTGAACGAATCGTATTCGATACCAATGCCGAGGCGAAAGGACACGATTTCTTCCGCATCGGCGGCATGGATATCTCCAAGGACGGCCGTTGGCTGCTCTATGGCATCGATACGCGTGGCGATGAACGCTACGATTTCCGTATACGCGATCTCGAGACCGGCGAAGAACTGCCGGAGGTGTTCGAGGGGATCGCCGGGGCATGTTTTACGCCGGATGCGCAATGGGTCTTCTACACCCTGCTCGACGATGCGTGGCGTCCGTATGTGATTATGCGCCACCATGTGGGAACGCCGGTCGCCGACGATGTGGAAGTGTTCCGTGAAGCCGATGAGCGTTTCTGGGTGGGCGTCGGTCTGTCGTTCGACGAGCGCAACATCGTGATCGGTACCGGTTCCAAGACCACCACGGAGGTGTTGCTGCTGCCCACCGATACGCCTGAAGGCGAGTTCCAGGCGTTCATTCCGCGCGAAGCCGATGTGGAATATGATGTGAGCTTCGCATGCTTCGAAGGCGCCGGCGAGCATGGTGAGGATATTCCGCTGGCCGTGGTGTACCACAATGCGCTGAATCCGAATTTCGAAATCGACGTCATCGACATGCGTTCGCATGAGCCGCCTTACCGCTTGGGTGAGGGAGTGTGCGTGGCTTCCGGATCGCCATACGGCTGCGAGCATGGCGACGCCGTCGAACCTGGCGCCTTCGCCCGACCGATCGGCACTGCATACTCGAATCCATGCAATCCCGCCATTTTGCAGGGCGCGCACGGCCTCGGCATCGAGGGTATCGCGATTCATCGGCATTTCGTGGCATTACAGTATCGTGCGGAAAGTCTGCCACACGTGGCCGTAATGACCAAGACGGCCGCAGCCGAAGATTTTCTGGCAGGCCGGCCGTGGCGTTTCACCGAGCTCGTGCCGCATGCGCTCGAAGACGATTGGGACGTAGACGAATCCGTGGATGAGGTCAATGAGGAGCGGGCCGAAGTGTGGGCCGCACTTGACCGCGGTCTTGGCTCCGACATCATGGGCGCCGACGATACCGCAGGACCCCACGCGCGCAATCTGCATGGCCATGCCGACGTCTTGCAGGCGGCGCAGGGCAAAGGATCCGCGGTACACGGCATCTCACGCAAGGCCATGACGTCTTCCGACGGTGCGACCGCCGACGACATGCCGGGGGAGACCCGCAGACTGTACTCGATCGGTGTGGGTGGCAATCCTTCATACGATGCACCGCGCGTGCGCTATTCCTTCTCCAGTTACACGCGGCCGGGCGAACTGCATGACATCGACCCGGCCACCGGTGAGGACCGTCTGCTCAAACGCGCCACCGTATTGGGTGATTTCGATCCGCGCGACTATATGGAACGCCGTGTGTGGATCACCGCACGCGACGGCGAACGCATTCCGGTGTCGCTGGTGTGGAGGCGCGACGTGCCGACCTGCGATTCGGCCATGTTCATCACCAGCTATGGTGCGTACGAGATCAGTTCTGACCCTGGGTTCGCGGTGTCGCGCATCAGCATGCTCGACCGAGGCGTGCTGTATGCCGTGCCGCATATCCGTGGCGGCGGCGAAATGGGACGCGCTTGGTATGAGCAGGGACATCTGATGAACAAGAAGCATTCGTTCGAGGATTTCGTGGATGCCACGCGGGCCCTGCAACGAGCCGGACTGGCCTCGCCGTCGCGTACCGTGGCGAATGGCGGTTCGGCCGGCGGCCTGTTGATGGGTGCGGTGGCCAACATGGCGCCGGAATGCTATGCAGGCATAGAGGCGGACGTGCCGTTCGTGGATGCGTTGACGTCGATTCTCGATCCGTCGTTGCCGTTAACCGTCACCGAATGGGATGAATGGGGCGATCCGTTGCACAATGCGGATGTGTACCGGTATATGAAGGGATACACGCCGTATGAGAATGCGCCGGAATCCACCGACGACGCGCGCGTGGCGGTGTTTCCGAGAATCTTCATCACCACGTCGATGAACGATACGCGCGTGCTGTATGTGGAGCCGATGAAATGGCTGGCCCGTCTGCAGCGCGCCGGCGTGGACGCCGTGGCGAAGATCGAGGTGGAAGCGGGCCACGGCGGCACTTCCGGTCGCTACAAGCAGTGGGAGGAAGTCTCATATGAGAACGCCTGGTGCCTGAGTGTGATGGGCATTACCAGCTGA
- a CDS encoding 3-isopropylmalate dehydrogenase → MSETTKKYTIAVIPGDGIGKEVTPWAQKALEKAAEGVAEFEYERFDLGAERYLRDGAILPEEEEERIKKTDAILLGAVGDPRIKAGILERGLLLKLRFDLDQYVNLRPSKLYKGVTSPLADPGDIDFVVVREGTEGLYCGAGGAVRRGTPNEVATEVSINTAYGVERVVRYAFQLAMKRRKHVTLVHKKNVLVNAGDMWQRIVNTVAEEYPEVSHDYLHIDATTIFMVSDPSRFDVILTDNLFGDIITDEAGAVVGGVGYSASGCINASDEYPSMFEPIHGSAPDIAGQNKANPTAAILSAAMLLRHLGFDEAAARIDTAVEADIEELGSTTRSTDEVGRDILARM, encoded by the coding sequence ATGAGTGAAACAACGAAGAAGTACACCATCGCCGTCATTCCGGGCGATGGCATCGGCAAGGAAGTAACCCCGTGGGCCCAGAAGGCTCTGGAGAAGGCGGCCGAAGGCGTCGCCGAATTCGAGTATGAGCGCTTCGATCTGGGAGCGGAACGCTACCTGCGTGACGGTGCGATCCTTCCGGAAGAGGAAGAGGAGCGCATCAAGAAGACCGACGCGATCCTGCTGGGTGCCGTCGGCGATCCGCGCATCAAGGCCGGCATTCTGGAGCGCGGCCTGCTTCTGAAACTCCGTTTCGATCTTGATCAGTATGTGAACCTGCGCCCCTCCAAACTGTACAAGGGCGTGACCTCGCCTCTCGCCGATCCGGGCGACATCGACTTCGTGGTGGTGCGTGAGGGCACCGAAGGCCTGTATTGCGGTGCCGGTGGTGCGGTCCGCCGTGGCACCCCGAACGAAGTGGCCACCGAAGTGTCCATCAACACCGCTTACGGCGTGGAACGTGTGGTGCGCTACGCCTTCCAGCTGGCCATGAAACGCAGGAAGCACGTGACGCTCGTGCACAAGAAGAACGTGCTCGTCAACGCGGGCGACATGTGGCAGCGCATCGTCAATACGGTGGCGGAGGAGTATCCGGAAGTCTCCCACGACTATCTGCACATCGACGCGACCACCATCTTCATGGTATCCGACCCGTCCCGTTTCGACGTGATTCTGACCGACAACCTGTTCGGTGACATCATTACCGACGAAGCCGGTGCCGTGGTAGGCGGCGTGGGCTATTCCGCCTCCGGTTGCATCAACGCCTCCGACGAGTATCCGTCGATGTTCGAGCCGATCCACGGTTCCGCTCCGGACATCGCAGGCCAGAACAAGGCCAATCCGACCGCTGCGATCCTGTCGGCCGCCATGCTGCTGCGCCACCTCGGCTTCGACGAGGCCGCCGCACGCATCGACACCGCAGTCGAAGCGGATATCGAGGAGCTGGGTTCCACCACGCGTTCCACCGACGAGGTCGGCCGCGATATTCTGGCACGTATGTAA